In Pseudovibrio brasiliensis, the following are encoded in one genomic region:
- a CDS encoding cytochrome c-type biogenesis protein: MKMKFVLVLISSILLGAPAAFAVNPDEVLKDPVLEERAREISKEVRCVVCQNQSIDDSNAQLAKDLRLLVRERLVEGDTNKEVMDYLVARYGEFVLLKPRFAFHTIFLWGGGPLALLIGGFFLWRAAKKKKYAPLKTETAGVKPLSDEEQAELDKLMSSK; encoded by the coding sequence ATGAAGATGAAGTTCGTACTGGTATTAATCTCGTCCATTCTTTTGGGTGCTCCAGCTGCTTTTGCGGTGAACCCGGATGAAGTTCTCAAGGATCCCGTTCTGGAAGAACGTGCCCGCGAGATTTCCAAGGAAGTGCGCTGTGTGGTCTGTCAGAACCAGTCCATCGACGACTCCAACGCTCAGCTTGCAAAAGACCTGCGCCTGTTGGTGCGTGAGCGTCTGGTGGAAGGTGATACCAATAAGGAAGTCATGGACTACCTCGTAGCGCGCTACGGTGAGTTCGTACTCCTCAAGCCTCGCTTTGCATTCCACACCATTTTCCTGTGGGGTGGTGGACCGCTTGCACTGCTGATTGGTGGCTTCTTCCTGTGGCGTGCAGCCAAAAAGAAAAAGTACGCACCACTCAAGACTGAGACAGCTGGCGTCAAGCCGCTGTCGGACGAAGAGCAGGCAGAACTTGATAAGCTCATGTCCTCCAAATAA
- a CDS encoding Do family serine endopeptidase, with product MKLTKNASSNVVSLSAAKTTSKRRSRLLNGTMALAIAGAMVAPLTLVPATSQAEPVRVDVPAMPNFVGLVEAVQPTVVSVRVRSEVKEHDRLSGIPPMFRDMPDDHPLQKFFREFGGKGGEQKKKAPPRKRFDQSQGSGFFISDDGYVVTNEHVVEGGTEFTIVTSEGDELEATLVGADKRSDLALLKVESEEKFEYVAFADDAPLVGSWVVAVGNPFGLGGTVTAGIVSARGRDIGAGIYDDFLQIDASVNRGNSGGPAFNVKGEVVGVNSAIVSPSGGNVGIAFAIPAQTAKKIISDLKEDGAVTRGWLGVQIQPVTKDIAESLGLDNENGTLVAEVQGDTPAKAAGFQAGDIILKVDGEEVNGPRELAKVIAGYSPNTEVEIEYWRDGEINTATVKLGTIPEEKQQASVKQSEDANTALVDSLGLELATAEEAGVDEEGVVVTKVDPDGPAADKGLAPGAIITEVANVKVQSPADVAEQVEKAREQGRKAVLLRVTRGENTLFVAIPLEKGDE from the coding sequence ATGAAGTTGACCAAGAACGCAAGTTCCAACGTTGTTTCCCTGTCTGCTGCAAAAACTACTTCCAAACGTCGTTCCCGTCTTCTCAATGGTACAATGGCACTCGCAATCGCTGGTGCAATGGTTGCTCCCCTGACACTCGTTCCGGCCACCTCTCAGGCTGAACCTGTACGTGTTGATGTGCCTGCCATGCCAAACTTTGTTGGTCTGGTAGAAGCAGTGCAGCCAACCGTTGTATCTGTTCGGGTCCGCTCTGAGGTAAAAGAGCATGATCGCCTGAGCGGCATTCCTCCAATGTTCCGCGATATGCCGGATGACCACCCACTGCAGAAATTCTTCCGCGAGTTCGGTGGCAAAGGTGGTGAGCAAAAGAAAAAAGCTCCACCACGCAAGCGCTTCGATCAGTCTCAGGGCTCCGGCTTCTTCATCTCCGATGACGGCTACGTTGTAACCAACGAGCACGTGGTTGAAGGTGGCACTGAGTTCACCATCGTCACCAGTGAAGGTGATGAGTTGGAAGCAACTTTGGTCGGTGCCGACAAACGCTCAGATCTGGCTCTCCTGAAAGTGGAAAGCGAAGAAAAATTCGAATACGTCGCCTTTGCAGATGACGCACCATTGGTGGGTTCCTGGGTTGTTGCGGTTGGTAACCCGTTCGGTCTGGGCGGTACTGTGACTGCCGGTATCGTTTCTGCTCGTGGCCGTGACATCGGTGCAGGCATCTACGATGATTTCCTCCAGATTGATGCATCTGTGAACCGCGGTAACTCCGGTGGTCCTGCATTCAACGTGAAGGGTGAAGTCGTTGGCGTAAACTCAGCGATTGTCTCTCCAAGCGGTGGTAACGTAGGTATCGCATTTGCGATCCCGGCACAGACCGCTAAAAAGATCATTTCTGATCTGAAGGAAGATGGCGCGGTAACTCGTGGTTGGCTTGGTGTTCAGATCCAGCCAGTCACTAAGGATATTGCTGAATCTCTGGGCCTCGACAACGAAAACGGCACACTGGTCGCTGAAGTGCAGGGTGATACACCTGCAAAAGCGGCAGGCTTCCAGGCTGGTGACATTATCCTGAAAGTGGATGGTGAAGAAGTGAACGGCCCTCGTGAGCTGGCAAAAGTCATCGCAGGCTACTCGCCAAACACCGAAGTTGAGATTGAGTACTGGCGTGATGGTGAAATCAACACCGCGACTGTAAAGCTCGGCACCATTCCTGAAGAAAAACAGCAAGCTTCTGTCAAACAAAGCGAAGATGCCAACACCGCACTGGTCGACAGCCTTGGTCTGGAACTGGCAACCGCTGAAGAAGCTGGTGTTGATGAAGAAGGCGTGGTTGTCACTAAGGTTGATCCGGATGGACCAGCAGCTGACAAAGGCCTCGCACCAGGCGCAATCATCACCGAGGTTGCCAACGTAAAAGTTCAGAGTCCGGCGGATGTTGCTGAGCAGGTTGAAAAAGCTCGTGAGCAAGGCCGCAAAGCAGTCCTGCTTCGTGTAACCCGTGGCGAGAACACTCTGTTCGTTGCGATCCCACTGGAAAAGGGTGACGAATAA
- a CDS encoding response regulator transcription factor yields MRILIIEDDREAADYLLKALKEAGHSPDHADNGEDGLELAISNTWDVLVVDRMLPKRDGLSIIETLRASGDETPVLILSALSQVDDRVTGLRAGGDDYLPKPYAFSELLARVEVLSRRKAGPQVETKLQVSDLVLDRLAHSVTRAGQEIVLQPREFRLLEYLMKHAGQVVTRTMLLENVWDYHFDPQTNVIDVHISRLRSKIDKGFDFPLLHTVRGAGYSIRDSSN; encoded by the coding sequence ATGAGAATCTTGATTATTGAAGATGATCGGGAAGCAGCAGATTATCTGCTCAAAGCACTGAAAGAAGCAGGGCACTCACCTGATCACGCAGACAATGGCGAAGACGGACTTGAGCTGGCAATCTCCAACACATGGGATGTGCTCGTCGTCGACCGCATGCTACCCAAACGCGATGGCCTGTCCATCATCGAAACACTTCGCGCCTCAGGTGATGAAACCCCGGTTTTGATCCTCTCTGCACTCTCTCAGGTAGACGACCGCGTCACCGGACTGCGGGCCGGAGGTGACGATTACCTTCCAAAACCCTACGCGTTTTCTGAGCTGCTAGCCCGCGTTGAGGTGCTGAGCCGCCGTAAAGCTGGTCCACAGGTGGAAACCAAATTGCAGGTCTCCGATCTGGTGCTGGACCGTCTCGCACACTCTGTCACCCGCGCAGGGCAGGAGATTGTGCTGCAGCCTCGCGAATTCCGTCTTCTTGAATACCTTATGAAGCATGCAGGACAAGTGGTGACCCGCACCATGCTGCTCGAAAATGTCTGGGATTATCATTTTGACCCGCAGACCAATGTGATTGACGTTCACATCTCAAGGCTGCGGTCCAAGATTGACAAAGGCTTCGACTTCCCGTTGCTTCATACTGTTCGTGGTGCAGGATACTCCATCCGTGACAGCTCTAACTAG
- a CDS encoding sensor histidine kinase has translation MTALTRILSTTAFKLAAIYLTSFTALSVFLFIFISQNTDDLMNKQVVQTVDAEIQGLAEQYAQNGINGLVVGVERRVRSPNSNLYLILDYSGNVITGNIAYLPEKVLSESDGRIQFVSYTPLGLPETDENKAKAIVRIFELPGNFKLLVGRDLEDQVHLKSLLGDALTLWLVGMVVLAGITWFFLNRRILKRIDNLSMSSRQIMEGDLAGRLDVTGNGDEFDRLASNLNVMLDRIEELMKGLKEVSDNIAHDLKTPLTRMRGRVEAALRRDLNAKEGRECLEDTLVETDELINTFNALLRIARVEAGSTGAQLEPLQLNTIVNDVCELYEPVTEDDGVAFSVSTEAELTIEGDRELLAQALANLIENALKYGRPTEENAKPAIKVVLSANDEQAILSVEDNGAGIAEADRERVCNRFVRLDSSRHAPGSGLGLSLIKAVVTLHHGELQLTSAGSVDDSGSDEQSGLCARIVLPLTKGPRGEGEGNEAWDKAQKKNATS, from the coding sequence GTGACAGCTCTAACTAGGATCCTCTCAACCACAGCCTTCAAGCTGGCGGCCATTTACTTGACGTCGTTCACGGCGCTCTCCGTGTTCCTGTTCATCTTCATCTCGCAGAATACAGATGATCTGATGAACAAACAGGTCGTGCAAACAGTTGATGCTGAGATACAGGGTCTTGCTGAGCAATACGCCCAGAACGGCATCAATGGCCTTGTGGTTGGCGTAGAGAGACGCGTCAGAAGCCCCAACTCCAATCTTTACCTCATTCTGGATTATTCCGGGAATGTCATAACCGGCAACATCGCCTACCTGCCTGAAAAGGTATTGTCGGAGTCAGACGGCAGAATTCAGTTTGTCAGCTATACGCCACTTGGCCTTCCTGAAACGGACGAAAACAAAGCCAAGGCAATCGTGCGCATCTTCGAGTTGCCGGGTAACTTCAAGCTTTTGGTTGGGCGGGATCTTGAGGATCAGGTTCACCTGAAAAGTCTGCTCGGAGACGCTTTGACCCTCTGGCTCGTCGGTATGGTGGTGCTGGCTGGTATCACGTGGTTCTTCCTCAACCGCCGTATCCTGAAGCGTATCGACAACCTGTCCATGAGCTCCCGTCAGATTATGGAGGGTGACCTCGCTGGTCGTCTGGATGTAACTGGCAATGGCGATGAGTTCGACCGTCTGGCAAGCAACCTCAATGTGATGCTGGACCGTATTGAAGAGCTTATGAAGGGCCTGAAGGAAGTTTCCGACAATATCGCCCACGACCTCAAAACCCCTCTCACTCGTATGCGTGGCCGCGTTGAGGCTGCCTTGCGTCGCGACCTCAACGCAAAAGAGGGACGCGAGTGTCTAGAGGATACGCTTGTAGAGACAGACGAGCTGATTAACACCTTCAACGCCCTTTTGCGTATCGCTCGTGTTGAAGCCGGTTCTACTGGTGCCCAACTGGAACCATTACAGCTGAACACCATCGTCAATGACGTCTGTGAGCTGTATGAACCTGTTACCGAAGATGATGGTGTTGCCTTTTCAGTGTCAACAGAAGCTGAACTAACCATCGAAGGCGACCGCGAGCTTTTGGCTCAGGCTTTGGCCAACCTGATTGAAAATGCCCTCAAATACGGTCGTCCAACCGAAGAGAATGCTAAACCCGCAATCAAAGTCGTACTGTCTGCAAACGATGAGCAAGCTATACTCAGCGTGGAAGACAACGGTGCAGGGATCGCAGAAGCTGATCGCGAGCGGGTGTGTAATCGGTTCGTCCGGCTCGACAGCTCCCGTCATGCACCGGGATCTGGACTTGGATTGTCACTTATCAAGGCGGTGGTAACTCTCCATCATGGAGAATTGCAGTTAACATCGGCTGGTTCAGTAGATGATTCTGGAAGTGATGAGCAATCAGGCCTGTGCGCCCGGATTGTTCTGCCTCTGACAAAGGGGCCAAGAGGTGAGGGAGAGGGCAACGAAGCATGGGACAAGGCTCAGAAGAAGAACGCCACCAGCTAA
- a CDS encoding bifunctional [glutamine synthetase] adenylyltransferase/[glutamine synthetase]-adenylyl-L-tyrosine phosphorylase encodes MGQGSEEERHQLKSSILKREHREGALAPLFERLERQPICADDDLGNRHLKDLIEKLERKDLISEFEQLCQGAPHLRSFIKGFMVNAPFLRETMLRDVQRFLRILNTPPEETIAILLQDCLNARPESEAELMQSLRLAKQELALTVALADIAGAWPLENVTGALTKFADASLTACLRFCLRELETRGKFIPVDHEEPEKDAGYFILAMGKHGAGELNYSSDIDLIVLYDPERSRLIGGAEAPVEFVRITRRIVKLMNERTGDGYVFRTDLRLRPDPGATPLAISVPAALVYYESLGQNWERAALIKARPCAGDVEAGEIFLEEIRPFVWRKYLDYAAISDVHSIKRQIHAHKGYGKITIAGHNVKLGRGGIREVEFFAQTQQLIAGGRNPQLRDRRTLITLERLADCGWIDQSAAEEMEEAYRYLREVEHRIQMINDEQTHILPKDDEALARVYHLMGIRGRSEFADEMRSKFELVQKHYSGLFEHEPDLALNLGNLVFTGDDEDPNTLETLMQLGFQRPVDAIRTIRQWHYGRYPAVRAPKARERLTEFTPILLDALARTENADQALLTFDAFLSKLPMGVQLFGLLKSNPHLFNLLTMVMGNAPRMAEIVSKRVHVLDALLDPAFFGGAPTAEQIESALAVTLDQAGYYEEALDRARIFVQEQQFLLGLRLITGTITAAELGQGLSTLADAVLCQLLPRVQQELEEAHGKIPGAELALVAMGKLGGQEITCASDLDLILLYDFPEDVVQSDGKRPLAPSQYYSRLTQRLVSALTAPTAEGVLYEVDFRLRPSGNSGPLATRFASFKDYQSKDAWTWEHMALTRARVIISSSPEFAMQIDCAVSQLLQEKRDLKKLATDVCDMRARIQKEKPAKSPWQIKGIPGGLIDIEFIAQFLQLAHGVEHPEILQTRTEDALLKARDFGVLQEEDADTLIPALRNYEDLTQILKLAQTGHFDPKTAPGGLLDLLVNAGGEPDFERLTIYMQEQQIMVRRTFEHLIGKVEEAEKTS; translated from the coding sequence ATGGGACAAGGCTCAGAAGAAGAACGCCACCAGCTAAAAAGCAGCATTCTGAAGCGCGAACACAGAGAAGGTGCACTTGCGCCTCTGTTTGAGCGTTTGGAACGCCAGCCCATTTGCGCAGATGATGACCTGGGCAACCGGCACCTGAAAGATTTGATTGAGAAGCTGGAACGCAAGGATCTCATTTCTGAGTTTGAACAGCTCTGTCAGGGCGCTCCGCATCTGCGCAGTTTCATAAAGGGCTTCATGGTCAACGCGCCTTTCCTACGCGAAACCATGCTGCGTGATGTCCAGCGCTTCCTGCGCATACTCAATACGCCACCAGAAGAGACCATCGCCATCCTCCTGCAGGATTGCTTGAACGCAAGACCTGAGAGCGAAGCTGAGCTCATGCAATCCTTGCGGCTGGCAAAGCAGGAGCTGGCCCTCACTGTTGCGCTCGCCGATATCGCAGGTGCCTGGCCGCTGGAGAACGTAACCGGCGCTCTCACCAAGTTCGCTGATGCATCTCTCACAGCCTGCTTGCGCTTCTGCTTGCGGGAGCTGGAAACGCGCGGAAAGTTCATTCCGGTCGATCATGAGGAACCTGAAAAGGACGCTGGCTACTTCATTCTCGCCATGGGCAAGCACGGTGCTGGCGAGCTGAACTACTCCTCTGACATCGATCTGATTGTTTTGTATGACCCAGAGCGCAGTCGCCTCATTGGCGGAGCCGAAGCTCCTGTCGAGTTTGTTCGCATCACGCGCCGCATCGTAAAGCTCATGAACGAGCGTACAGGTGATGGTTATGTCTTCCGCACCGACCTCCGTCTACGTCCCGACCCCGGTGCCACACCACTGGCAATCTCTGTTCCTGCTGCGCTGGTCTATTATGAAAGCCTCGGCCAGAACTGGGAACGCGCGGCGCTCATCAAGGCAAGGCCATGTGCAGGTGATGTGGAGGCTGGTGAGATCTTCCTTGAAGAAATCCGACCATTCGTCTGGCGTAAATACTTGGACTATGCCGCGATTTCAGACGTGCATTCTATCAAACGCCAGATCCACGCCCATAAAGGATACGGCAAGATCACCATCGCTGGCCACAACGTTAAATTGGGGCGTGGTGGTATCCGTGAAGTCGAGTTTTTCGCTCAGACACAGCAACTTATCGCAGGTGGACGAAACCCGCAGCTTCGTGATCGTCGCACGTTAATCACGCTGGAACGTTTGGCTGACTGTGGCTGGATTGATCAGTCTGCCGCAGAAGAAATGGAAGAAGCGTATCGCTATCTGCGTGAGGTTGAACACCGTATTCAGATGATCAACGATGAGCAGACCCATATACTACCGAAAGATGATGAAGCTCTGGCACGCGTCTATCATCTCATGGGCATTCGTGGTCGCTCAGAATTTGCAGATGAAATGCGTAGTAAGTTCGAACTAGTGCAGAAGCATTACTCAGGTCTGTTTGAACACGAGCCAGATCTCGCACTCAACCTCGGCAATCTGGTTTTTACCGGAGATGACGAAGACCCGAACACCCTTGAAACGCTGATGCAACTCGGCTTCCAGCGTCCGGTCGATGCAATCCGCACTATTCGTCAATGGCACTACGGCAGATATCCCGCAGTGCGCGCGCCAAAGGCTCGTGAACGCCTGACTGAGTTCACGCCGATCCTGCTGGATGCTTTGGCGCGTACCGAGAATGCAGATCAGGCCTTGCTCACGTTTGATGCCTTCCTTTCTAAGCTGCCCATGGGCGTTCAGCTCTTTGGCTTGCTCAAGTCCAATCCGCATCTGTTCAACCTGCTCACCATGGTCATGGGCAATGCGCCACGCATGGCGGAGATCGTCTCCAAACGCGTCCACGTTCTGGATGCGCTTCTCGATCCTGCCTTCTTTGGTGGAGCACCAACGGCAGAACAGATTGAAAGTGCATTGGCTGTTACGCTTGATCAGGCAGGCTACTATGAAGAGGCACTGGATAGGGCTCGTATCTTTGTGCAGGAGCAGCAGTTCCTACTCGGCCTACGTCTGATCACAGGCACAATCACTGCTGCAGAGTTGGGGCAGGGGCTATCAACGCTCGCAGATGCGGTGTTGTGTCAGCTGCTCCCACGTGTCCAGCAAGAGCTGGAAGAAGCACACGGCAAAATTCCGGGCGCTGAACTGGCTCTGGTCGCTATGGGCAAACTGGGTGGGCAAGAGATCACCTGTGCTTCTGACCTGGACCTAATCTTGCTCTACGATTTCCCTGAGGATGTGGTGCAAAGCGATGGCAAACGCCCGCTTGCACCAAGCCAATACTACAGCCGCCTCACACAGCGCCTCGTTTCCGCTCTGACAGCGCCAACAGCAGAAGGTGTCCTGTATGAGGTTGACTTCCGCTTGCGCCCATCCGGCAATTCAGGTCCGCTTGCAACGCGTTTTGCATCCTTCAAGGACTATCAGTCCAAAGATGCCTGGACGTGGGAACACATGGCTCTCACACGCGCACGTGTCATCATTAGCTCAAGTCCTGAGTTTGCAATGCAAATTGACTGTGCTGTCTCCCAGCTGTTGCAGGAGAAACGGGATCTTAAAAAGCTGGCCACCGATGTTTGTGATATGCGCGCGCGTATCCAGAAAGAAAAGCCAGCCAAGAGCCCTTGGCAGATCAAAGGTATTCCAGGTGGTCTTATCGACATCGAGTTTATCGCTCAGTTCCTCCAACTGGCTCACGGTGTCGAGCATCCGGAGATCCTTCAGACACGCACAGAAGATGCACTGCTCAAAGCACGTGATTTTGGCGTGCTTCAAGAAGAAGATGCCGACACGCTCATCCCAGCACTGCGCAACTATGAAGATCTGACGCAAATCCTCAAACTGGCGCAGACAGGTCACTTCGATCCCAAAACAGCGCCGGGCGGATTGCTTGATCTTCTGGTGAATGCGGGAGGCGAGCCAGACTTTGAACGCCTGACCATCTATATGCAGGAACAGCAAATCATGGTCCGCAGAACCTTCGAACACCTGATCGGCAAAGTCGAAGAAGCCGAAAAGACCAGCTGA
- a CDS encoding PAS domain-containing sensor histidine kinase has translation MARAFAGGATARRLLNSTKRTGKKDALTGHIKLLAQPAYQRLLTTEPMMRRIIPALCIVFIACTAIFRGLEIAYNYESVSQKAQDDLTLIATALTASIDVSEQEKGSVGLTSALQRALSEALPPRATSQSRQILLTGPNGTIVASAPTRPDMEGLKITSFLGDTQPMTFFGKRAGVLTINEGTTDATRATVHHLPNKLGMVAIMQPEDAIFSSWRAELSANVTIFVATSMVLLVIIYAYFAQATRAQQADGIYAATRSRIDAALNRGRCGLFDWDLSRGRVFWSASLYEMLGMDPRNDIMGFAEIQSLTHPDDVDLYDLAKSLLDTGKNNVDRQWRMRHIDGSWVWLRVRAEVQTDAGTNEPHLIGICMDVTEQKMLAEQSRTADLRLRDAIENISEAFVLWDADNHLVMCNSNYRKLHQLPDHVVQSGTPYATVMSSASQPIISEPEEGDHIDSDMESSYKVEMEGGRWLQVSERRTKDGGFVSVGTDITELKRKEEKLLESERGHMATIADLRQSRQKLELQAQQLVELTEKYADEKTRAEDANQAKSEFLANISHELRTPLNAIIGFSEIMDQGMFGDLGSDKYKEYCKDIHSSGNYLLNVINDILDMSKIEAGRIELSVEDVQIQQIVQDAARIISATAAEKNIKVVNENLPHMHLQADRRAVKQILLNLLANSIKFTPDNGEVRVSARKVGAFAELKITDNGIGIAKKDIDRLAKPFVQVENQFTKTHKGSGLGLAIARSLSELHGGYMEIDSEVGKGTEVTIKLPLKAKGRDKGRISGISKLNAA, from the coding sequence ATGGCACGAGCCTTTGCGGGGGGCGCGACCGCTCGACGACTCTTGAATTCGACCAAACGGACTGGCAAAAAAGATGCTCTGACCGGGCATATCAAGTTGCTTGCCCAACCGGCCTACCAACGTCTCCTGACAACTGAACCAATGATGCGCAGAATTATTCCAGCGCTCTGTATCGTGTTTATTGCCTGTACCGCCATTTTCCGCGGACTTGAGATTGCATACAATTATGAAAGCGTGAGCCAGAAAGCTCAGGACGATCTCACCCTTATTGCAACTGCCCTGACCGCCAGCATTGATGTTTCCGAGCAAGAGAAAGGCAGCGTCGGCCTTACTTCTGCTTTGCAGCGTGCCCTTTCTGAAGCCCTGCCCCCTCGGGCCACCAGTCAGAGCCGCCAAATTCTTTTGACCGGCCCGAACGGCACCATTGTTGCCAGCGCCCCTACCCGTCCGGACATGGAAGGCCTGAAGATCACCAGTTTCCTTGGTGACACTCAGCCAATGACGTTCTTCGGCAAGCGTGCCGGTGTTTTGACAATCAACGAAGGCACCACGGACGCAACCCGCGCGACTGTTCATCATCTGCCAAATAAGCTTGGCATGGTTGCAATCATGCAGCCAGAAGACGCGATTTTCTCTTCCTGGCGTGCAGAGCTATCAGCCAACGTAACAATCTTTGTGGCCACCTCCATGGTGCTGCTGGTAATTATCTATGCCTACTTTGCGCAGGCGACCCGTGCGCAGCAGGCTGATGGTATTTATGCCGCCACTCGATCCCGCATAGATGCTGCGCTGAACCGTGGGCGCTGTGGTTTGTTTGACTGGGACCTTTCCCGTGGCCGCGTATTCTGGTCCGCCTCACTCTACGAGATGCTTGGCATGGATCCACGCAATGACATAATGGGCTTTGCAGAAATCCAGTCTCTAACGCATCCTGATGATGTGGACCTTTATGACCTTGCCAAGAGCCTTCTGGACACTGGTAAGAATAACGTGGATCGCCAATGGCGTATGCGCCACATCGATGGCTCCTGGGTTTGGCTGCGTGTTCGTGCTGAAGTACAGACCGATGCCGGCACCAATGAACCACACCTGATCGGCATCTGCATGGACGTAACCGAGCAGAAGATGCTTGCCGAACAGAGCCGTACTGCTGATCTGCGTCTGCGTGATGCGATTGAAAACATCTCTGAGGCTTTTGTTCTTTGGGATGCGGACAATCATCTGGTGATGTGCAACTCCAACTATCGCAAGCTGCACCAGCTGCCAGATCATGTTGTTCAGTCTGGCACGCCTTATGCGACCGTCATGTCTTCTGCAAGTCAGCCAATCATTTCCGAGCCTGAGGAAGGCGATCATATCGATAGCGATATGGAGAGCTCCTACAAGGTTGAGATGGAAGGTGGTCGCTGGCTTCAGGTCTCTGAACGCCGTACCAAAGACGGTGGCTTTGTTTCGGTTGGAACCGACATTACCGAGCTGAAGCGTAAGGAAGAAAAACTATTGGAATCCGAGCGTGGTCACATGGCGACCATTGCGGACCTGCGCCAGTCTCGTCAGAAGCTTGAACTTCAGGCGCAGCAGCTTGTAGAGCTGACCGAGAAGTACGCGGATGAGAAGACCCGTGCGGAAGATGCGAACCAGGCGAAATCAGAGTTCCTTGCAAACATCTCTCACGAACTGCGCACGCCTTTGAACGCAATCATCGGGTTCTCCGAGATTATGGATCAGGGCATGTTCGGTGATCTGGGTTCTGACAAGTACAAGGAATACTGCAAGGACATTCACTCCTCCGGTAACTACCTGCTGAACGTGATCAATGACATTCTGGATATGTCTAAGATTGAAGCAGGCCGGATTGAGCTATCCGTTGAAGATGTTCAGATCCAACAGATTGTTCAGGATGCAGCACGTATCATTTCTGCGACTGCTGCAGAGAAGAACATCAAGGTTGTGAATGAGAACCTGCCGCACATGCATCTGCAGGCTGATCGCCGCGCTGTGAAGCAAATCCTCCTCAACCTGCTTGCTAACTCTATTAAGTTTACCCCTGACAACGGTGAAGTGCGTGTCTCAGCCCGCAAAGTGGGCGCGTTCGCTGAACTCAAAATCACCGACAACGGCATCGGAATTGCAAAGAAGGATATTGATCGCCTTGCCAAGCCATTTGTTCAGGTGGAGAACCAGTTCACCAAGACCCACAAAGGGTCTGGTCTTGGTCTCGCAATCGCCCGTTCTCTCAGCGAGTTGCACGGCGGTTATATGGAGATCGATTCCGAGGTTGGAAAAGGCACAGAGGTCACCATCAAACTACCTTTGAAAGCCAAGGGCCGCGACAAAGGCCGCATCTCCGGCATCAGCAAGCTGAACGCAGCTTAA